One Watersipora subatra chromosome 4, tzWatSuba1.1, whole genome shotgun sequence genomic window carries:
- the LOC137395216 gene encoding uncharacterized protein, which produces MNSVSQLLMESVIPREVRAVIKDAIRMGTFGQEYEHLVRSKNFSKLSNFRVDVLVTNMMASQRFIKAALRCKRAKISDRGFIRLMNITTRLVLDRMVERKARNKFNQHVQRTISDMSRKQWLALTVLIRSSP; this is translated from the exons ATGAACTCTGTGTCTCAACTGCTCATGGAGTCTGTTATTCCTCGAGAAGTTCGAGCAGTCATA AAAGATGCTATTAGAATGGGTACTTTTGGGCAAGAATATGAACATTTGGTTAGATCCAAGAACTTCTCTAAACTCTCTAACTTCCGAGTTGATGTGTTGGTGACGAACATGATGGCTAGTCAGAGGTTCATAAAG GCTGCTTTAAGATGTAAGAGGGCTAAGATATCCGATAGGGGCTTTATTCGTCTAATGAACATCACAACAAGACTGGTACTGGATAGGATGGTTGAAAGAAAGGCCAGAAACAAATTCAATCAACACGTACAGAGGACCATTAGTGACATGTCTAGGAAACAGTGGCTGGCTCTGACGGTGCTGATTAGATCCAG tcCCTGA
- the LOC137394126 gene encoding uncharacterized protein — translation MSGQYKQRLRRGQRTDGKQQANAQNTDNLFQRVNRKVWIKTVINGHDAMFQWDTEATCSIVDLQGYQSLGLPPLLTVSTHLKAYGERSNPIGLSDKITSLSSKYSVFKAGLSRCKKLKVPVHLKPGSTPSFSKPRVVPFSGRQAVKEELDRLVEAGVLENVDFSDYAAPIVAVSKPNGRVRICATLEELLEKLRGGVHFSKIDLADAYLQLELDDNAKKLCVINTQCESVVKATKLTHFDQSKPLVLATDASNYGFGAVLLQKENGAERPLVHASKTLSVHQKNYSQIEKEALSIIYGVTKFRQYL, via the exons atgtcaggTCAGTACAAGCAAAGATTACGCCGAGGTCAACGAACCGATggaaagcaacaagctaatgcacagaacacag ataatcttttccaacgagtcaatagaaaggtttggatcaaaactgttatcaatggtcatgatgcaatgtttcaatGGGACACAGAGGCTACTTGCTCTATAGTTGATTTGCAAGGCTACCAAAGTCTTGGATTACCCCCACTCCTAACCGTCAGTACCCATCTTAAAGCGTATGGGGAGA GAAGTAACCCTATTGGATTAAGTGACAAAATCACTTCACTCTCTTCTAAGTACTCTGTCTTTAAGGCAGGTCTTAGTCGATGTAAAAAGCTAAAAGTACCAGTACACTTGAAACCAGGAAGCACACCAAGCTTTTCTAAACCTCGTGTAGTGCCATTCTCTGGACGccaagctgtaaaagaagagcTAGACCGATTAGTTGAAGCTGGTGTTCTGGAAAACGTGGACTttagtgattatgctgctccaatAGTAGCAGTTTCTAAACCGAATGGAAGAGTGCGTATATGTG CAACTCTTGAAGAGTTGCTAGAGAAGTTGAGAGGCGGGGTACATTTTTCCAAGATAGACCTGGCAGATGCCTACTTACAACTAGAGTTagatgataatgcaaagaagttgtgtgtcatcaacactcaatgtg aaagtgtcgtcaaggctaccaaacttacccattttgacCAGAGTAAACCGCTGGTTCTAGCAACAGACGCATCCAACTATGGATTTGGGGCAGTACTCCTACAGAAGGAAAATGGAGCTGAAAGACCACTGGTACACGCATCAAAGACATTAAGCGTGCACCAAAAGAACTACtcacagatagagaaagaagcgcttTCTATCATCTATGGAGTGACTAAGTTTAGACAGTATCTATAA